Proteins from a genomic interval of Rhodococcoides fascians A25f:
- the dinB gene encoding DNA polymerase IV — translation MHADLDSFYASVEQRDDPRLRGKPVIVGGGVVLAASYEAKAFGVRTAMSGGQARAVCPQAIVVPPRMEAYSQASKDVFDVFHDTTPLVEGISIDEAFLDVGGLQKIAGSATEIGQRLRQEVAEQVGLPITVGIATTKFLAKVASAFAKPDGLLLVPPGGELEFLHPLNIERLWGVGKVTAEKLHVLDIRTVGDIAAYGERSLASVLGKGAGAHLYALAMGRDPRRVQPGKSRSSIGAQRALGRGRHDAAEVEASLIGLVDRVTHRMRAADRTGRTVMLRLRFADFTRATRSHTLDRATADTRDILDAALELLHDAAPMIAEKGITLVGVTVSSIDKGGAEQLELQFDAPQVRKPPEASALDRALDGVHKKFGSTSLTRGVLLGRDPGISVPLLPD, via the coding sequence ATGCACGCCGACCTCGACTCCTTCTATGCCTCGGTGGAGCAACGCGACGACCCCCGGCTCCGCGGCAAGCCGGTCATCGTCGGAGGGGGAGTGGTGCTCGCCGCCAGCTACGAGGCCAAAGCGTTCGGGGTGCGCACCGCAATGAGCGGCGGTCAGGCCAGGGCCGTGTGCCCGCAGGCCATCGTGGTGCCGCCGCGTATGGAGGCGTACTCGCAGGCGAGCAAGGACGTCTTCGACGTCTTTCACGACACCACTCCGCTGGTGGAGGGCATCTCCATCGACGAGGCTTTTCTCGACGTCGGTGGGTTACAGAAGATTGCGGGCAGTGCAACGGAGATCGGACAGCGTCTGCGGCAGGAGGTGGCCGAGCAGGTGGGGCTGCCCATCACCGTCGGGATCGCCACCACCAAGTTCCTGGCGAAGGTCGCCAGTGCGTTCGCGAAGCCGGACGGTCTGCTGCTCGTACCGCCCGGCGGCGAACTCGAGTTCCTGCACCCGCTGAACATCGAAAGACTCTGGGGCGTAGGGAAAGTGACCGCCGAGAAATTGCACGTTCTCGACATCAGGACCGTCGGCGACATCGCGGCCTACGGCGAGCGGTCGTTGGCCTCGGTGCTGGGCAAGGGTGCGGGCGCGCATCTGTATGCACTGGCAATGGGCCGGGATCCCCGACGCGTCCAGCCCGGCAAGTCGCGTAGTTCCATCGGCGCACAGCGGGCACTCGGACGCGGCAGGCACGACGCAGCCGAGGTGGAGGCATCGTTGATCGGGCTCGTCGATCGCGTCACACACCGTATGCGCGCAGCGGACCGAACCGGTCGAACTGTCATGTTGCGCTTGCGTTTTGCCGATTTCACCCGCGCTACCAGATCGCACACACTCGATCGAGCCACCGCCGACACCCGGGACATTCTCGACGCCGCGCTGGAATTGCTGCACGACGCGGCACCGATGATCGCGGAGAAGGGCATCACCCTCGTCGGTGTCACCGTCTCGAGCATCGACAAGGGCGGCGCGGAGCAACTGGAACTGCAGTTCGACGCACCGCAGGTGCGCAAGCCCCCGGAGGCATCGGCGCTCGACCGTGCGCTCGACGGGGTGCACAAGAAGTTCGGCTCCACGTCGTTGACGCGTGGGGTGCTGCTCGGCCGAGATCCGGGAATCTCGGTCCCCCTGCTACCGGACTGA
- a CDS encoding putative bifunctional diguanylate cyclase/phosphodiesterase produces MTAWWRWYAALGVLGCLAYFAVPSIAAAQSIFVLVGASAVAATVIGTRMHRPSNRTAWLTIALGTGLWVVGDVVFEWIDVTRGSVPEPSLADAFYLVAYPIYGFGLFLLVRHKWRASERGHVANSAIVMVAFGLLTWVFAVQPTLGNDGISGTAGLVDVAYPAMDIFLLGLLAHFVGSRQWRTLSYRLLTAAVLLLVVTDIVNNFSIVSEPSSERSLIDAGWTMSYVLIGVAALHPSMRRITSPNIEPEAHLMASFTTPTVVVLTAATLTAPTVMFIEVIRDEPIAQWVWAVLLCASALVILVIFRITDLLRLLHTQTVRLRAAADTDHLTGLANLRALEHRIWQNAGDTTLLTVDIDRFKEINDTFGRGLGDQVLVAVADRLRGVVDDSIMLARLAGDEFALCGTADSMDPTELAHEIQRRFAAPFDVGTMTLLIEASVGVAFSLPIAEGEDEATPDRLVQRADLAVQAAKATQSRVAFYDRSMDRDTSAQLIMLGELTTALGSDQLELLYQPQVDLESMTVVGVEALLRWHHPNGMLLAPSAFLPTAERTGLIRPLTSYVLTRALAQRSLWAMDGLDLQMAVNISTRNLFDDTLIAQVRTALREFNCPAERLTLEVTETSAMTDPVGATEMLSILHAMGVQVAIDDYGTGYSSLAYIERLPVQELKMDRAFVGGMAHDPAHAAIVRSTVELARTLGLSVTAEGVEDEMTMTALRELRCGRAQGYHLGRPTSSDLLPALVAEQNTRLKTVTGERIA; encoded by the coding sequence GTGACGGCCTGGTGGCGGTGGTACGCAGCCCTCGGCGTACTCGGCTGCCTCGCCTACTTCGCGGTTCCGAGCATCGCCGCGGCACAATCGATCTTCGTGCTCGTCGGTGCATCCGCTGTTGCGGCCACCGTGATCGGCACCAGGATGCACCGGCCGAGCAATCGCACTGCGTGGTTGACCATCGCGCTGGGCACCGGGCTCTGGGTCGTCGGCGACGTCGTGTTCGAGTGGATCGACGTCACGAGGGGCAGCGTTCCCGAACCCTCGCTCGCCGACGCGTTCTATCTGGTGGCCTACCCGATCTACGGGTTCGGCCTGTTTCTGCTGGTCCGACACAAATGGCGAGCGAGCGAGCGCGGTCACGTCGCCAACAGCGCCATCGTCATGGTCGCGTTCGGATTGCTCACCTGGGTGTTCGCCGTGCAGCCGACGCTCGGCAACGACGGCATTTCGGGGACAGCCGGCCTTGTCGACGTGGCGTACCCCGCCATGGACATCTTTCTACTCGGGTTGCTGGCCCACTTCGTCGGCTCACGACAATGGCGCACTCTGTCCTACCGTTTGCTGACGGCGGCAGTATTGCTGCTGGTCGTCACCGATATCGTCAACAATTTCTCGATCGTTTCGGAGCCGTCGTCGGAGCGCTCACTGATCGACGCCGGGTGGACCATGTCGTACGTCCTCATCGGCGTCGCCGCCCTGCATCCGTCCATGCGGCGAATAACGAGCCCGAACATCGAACCCGAAGCACACCTGATGGCATCGTTCACCACCCCTACGGTCGTCGTCTTGACCGCCGCTACCCTGACGGCTCCGACGGTCATGTTCATCGAGGTGATTCGCGACGAGCCGATCGCGCAGTGGGTCTGGGCAGTTCTGCTCTGCGCATCGGCGTTGGTGATTCTGGTGATATTCCGCATCACGGATCTGCTGCGCTTGCTCCACACCCAAACCGTGCGGCTCCGCGCCGCTGCCGACACCGACCACCTCACCGGTCTCGCCAACCTCCGCGCTCTTGAACACAGAATTTGGCAGAACGCGGGCGACACCACCTTGCTGACGGTCGACATCGACCGATTCAAGGAAATCAACGACACATTCGGACGCGGCCTGGGCGATCAGGTTCTCGTGGCGGTCGCCGACAGACTGCGGGGTGTCGTCGACGATTCGATCATGTTGGCGCGCTTGGCAGGTGACGAGTTCGCGCTGTGCGGGACGGCGGATTCGATGGACCCGACCGAACTGGCTCACGAGATTCAGCGGCGGTTCGCTGCCCCGTTCGATGTGGGCACCATGACGCTGCTGATCGAGGCGAGTGTGGGTGTGGCGTTCAGCCTTCCCATCGCCGAGGGCGAGGACGAGGCCACCCCGGATCGGCTGGTGCAGCGTGCCGATCTCGCCGTGCAGGCCGCGAAGGCGACGCAGTCGCGCGTCGCGTTCTACGACCGCTCCATGGACCGCGACACGAGCGCGCAACTGATCATGCTCGGCGAGTTGACCACGGCACTCGGGTCCGACCAGCTGGAACTGCTGTATCAACCCCAGGTCGATCTCGAGTCGATGACTGTCGTCGGCGTTGAGGCGTTGCTGCGGTGGCATCATCCGAACGGGATGCTGCTTGCGCCCAGCGCATTTCTACCCACCGCCGAACGGACCGGGCTGATTCGGCCGCTGACGAGCTACGTGCTCACCCGTGCGCTCGCCCAACGCAGTCTCTGGGCAATGGACGGACTGGATCTACAGATGGCCGTCAACATCTCGACCCGCAACCTGTTCGACGACACCCTGATCGCGCAAGTACGCACCGCGTTGAGGGAATTCAACTGCCCTGCAGAACGATTGACACTGGAAGTGACAGAGACCTCGGCAATGACCGACCCTGTGGGTGCAACCGAGATGCTGTCGATTCTGCATGCGATGGGCGTACAGGTCGCCATCGACGACTACGGCACGGGATACAGTTCGCTCGCCTACATCGAACGGTTACCGGTGCAGGAGCTCAAGATGGATCGAGCCTTCGTCGGCGGGATGGCCCACGATCCCGCACACGCCGCGATCGTACGATCGACCGTCGAGCTCGCCCGTACGCTGGGGTTGTCGGTGACTGCAGAGGGCGTGGAGGACGAGATGACGATGACCGCGCTACGCGAACTGCGATGCGGGCGTGCCCAGGGGTACCACCTCGGCAGACCCACCTCATCGGATCTACTGCCCGCCCTCGTCGCTGAACAGAACACTCGCTTGAAAACTGTTACAGGAGAACGGATAGCATGA
- a CDS encoding DUF2277 domain-containing protein: MCRNITTLRGLEPHATDEEVEAAARQYVRKISGVQKTSDATRDAFELAVAEVTATTHRLLDALPDRRQPPPTVPPLRRPEVQARIAAKAGA; the protein is encoded by the coding sequence ATGTGCCGAAACATCACCACCCTTCGAGGGTTGGAACCACACGCAACCGACGAGGAAGTCGAAGCCGCCGCGCGACAGTACGTCCGCAAGATCAGCGGCGTACAGAAGACGTCCGACGCCACGCGCGACGCCTTCGAGCTGGCCGTCGCCGAGGTGACAGCAACGACGCATCGGCTCCTCGATGCACTGCCGGACCGGCGTCAGCCACCTCCCACGGTGCCGCCTCTGCGGCGTCCCGAAGTGCAGGCGAGGATTGCCGCCAAGGCGGGTGCCTGA
- a CDS encoding cytochrome P450: MSTQFAVRNGSLPHPPYRLPVLGDVVGVDPRTPIQDSTVLAGRLGPMFEREILGRRFVFASGADVVGELCDEKRFEKFLPPGVENLRDIGADGLFTAYNHEPNWQRAHDLLRPAFTAGAMRGYHEIMVDVADDLIEHWEGRSRSGADTDVASDMTKLTLETIGRTGFSYSFGSFARADPHPFVAAMVGALTYNQRRSLLSIPAFAKPLFAKSDRRYAHNKQYLAEVLADVVRTRRRSNEDFSDLLQIMMDAAKDADNPNALSEANIGYQILTFLIAGHETTSGALSFALHYLANHPEVFERARAEVDEVWGTGKPQFGQVPKLRYVRRVLDESLRLWPTVPAFGRGARADTVIGDDYRMAAGDWAVVLVTALHRDPVWGDRPSDFDPDNFLPDRIKARPAHVYKPFGTGERACIGRQFAIHEAVLVLGTILQRFDLQADPSYRLKVQERLTMMPEGFRVRPTVRT, encoded by the coding sequence ATGTCGACACAGTTCGCGGTGCGAAACGGCTCGCTACCGCATCCTCCCTACCGACTCCCCGTCCTCGGCGACGTCGTCGGCGTCGATCCCCGCACCCCGATTCAGGACTCCACCGTCTTGGCCGGCCGACTCGGCCCGATGTTCGAGCGCGAAATTCTCGGGCGGCGCTTCGTCTTCGCCTCCGGTGCCGACGTGGTGGGCGAGCTGTGCGACGAAAAACGCTTCGAGAAGTTTCTGCCCCCTGGAGTCGAGAATCTACGGGATATCGGGGCGGACGGATTGTTCACCGCCTACAACCACGAGCCGAATTGGCAACGCGCCCATGACCTTCTGCGTCCAGCCTTCACTGCGGGTGCCATGCGCGGGTACCACGAGATCATGGTCGACGTCGCCGATGACCTGATCGAGCACTGGGAGGGCCGCTCTCGTAGCGGTGCCGACACCGACGTGGCCTCGGACATGACAAAACTGACCCTCGAGACCATCGGACGCACCGGCTTCAGTTACAGCTTCGGCTCGTTCGCGCGCGCCGACCCGCATCCCTTCGTGGCCGCCATGGTCGGCGCACTGACGTACAACCAGCGGCGGTCGTTGTTGTCCATCCCCGCGTTCGCAAAGCCCTTGTTCGCCAAGTCCGATCGCAGATACGCACACAACAAGCAGTACTTGGCCGAGGTCCTCGCCGATGTCGTCAGAACCCGCCGCCGATCGAACGAGGACTTCAGCGACCTGCTGCAGATCATGATGGATGCGGCGAAAGATGCCGACAATCCGAATGCACTGAGCGAGGCCAACATCGGATACCAGATCCTGACGTTCCTGATCGCCGGCCACGAGACCACCTCGGGTGCACTGTCTTTCGCGCTGCACTACTTGGCGAACCACCCCGAGGTGTTCGAGCGCGCCCGCGCCGAGGTCGACGAGGTCTGGGGCACGGGCAAACCCCAGTTCGGCCAGGTTCCCAAACTGCGGTACGTCCGCCGAGTCCTCGACGAATCGCTGCGCCTGTGGCCGACGGTTCCCGCGTTCGGACGCGGCGCGCGGGCAGACACCGTCATCGGCGACGACTACCGCATGGCGGCCGGCGACTGGGCAGTCGTTCTGGTGACGGCCTTGCACCGCGATCCGGTGTGGGGTGACCGTCCGAGCGACTTCGATCCCGACAATTTTCTACCCGATCGCATCAAGGCACGCCCCGCGCACGTGTACAAACCCTTCGGTACCGGCGAACGTGCCTGCATCGGAAGACAATTCGCTATCCACGAAGCGGTTCTGGTACTCGGGACCATCCTGCAGCGCTTCGATCTGCAGGCCGACCCGTCGTACCGACTGAAGGTCCAGGAGCGACTGACCATGATGCCCGAGGGCTTTCGGGTTCGGCCCACAGTTCGCACGTAG
- a CDS encoding helix-turn-helix domain-containing protein, which yields MSADFAARLNHLFSTIHPAGRKPHTNAEVADALALRGHQISKPYISQLRSGQRANPSADTVTALAAFFKVKPDYFFDNIYAAKVDHDLELLGRLQGYGLRRLSARAFDLSEESQNLLSSMAEKLRVSEGLPAVPPDSTR from the coding sequence ATGTCCGCTGATTTCGCCGCACGTCTGAACCATCTGTTCTCCACGATCCACCCTGCGGGACGCAAGCCACACACCAACGCGGAGGTGGCCGACGCTCTCGCCCTGCGCGGGCACCAGATCTCCAAGCCGTACATCTCGCAACTGCGATCGGGCCAACGCGCCAACCCGTCCGCCGACACCGTGACGGCACTGGCTGCCTTCTTCAAGGTCAAGCCCGATTACTTCTTCGACAACATCTACGCAGCCAAGGTCGATCACGACCTCGAATTGCTGGGCCGACTGCAGGGATACGGCCTACGTCGCCTGTCTGCCCGCGCGTTCGACCTGTCCGAGGAATCGCAGAACCTACTCAGCTCGATGGCCGAGAAACTGCGCGTGAGCGAGGGACTGCCGGCGGTGCCGCCGGACAGCACCCGCTAG
- a CDS encoding TetR/AcrR family transcriptional regulator, which yields MTTPRKRMTPAQRRAQLLEIGSALFAERPYEDVWIEEVADLAGVSRGLMYHYFPSKREFFVEIVRTESERNLDVTAPDTSLPVLEQVAAGLDAYIAYSDEHAHGLRAVNRGALLGDHRINDILTREFAVQQERILAALPPTFADDEMVRTALRGWIAFVRAVCLDWVERRTLDREQVRELCLRALSGLLEG from the coding sequence ATGACCACACCCCGTAAGCGCATGACGCCGGCGCAGCGTCGCGCGCAATTGCTCGAGATCGGTTCCGCACTGTTCGCCGAGCGGCCGTACGAGGATGTGTGGATCGAGGAGGTCGCCGATCTCGCGGGAGTGTCCCGAGGGTTGATGTACCACTACTTCCCGTCCAAGCGGGAGTTCTTCGTCGAGATCGTGCGCACCGAATCCGAGCGCAACCTCGACGTCACCGCGCCGGACACCTCGCTGCCCGTCCTCGAGCAGGTCGCAGCCGGTCTCGACGCCTACATCGCCTACTCCGACGAACACGCGCACGGCCTCCGTGCCGTCAACCGGGGCGCGTTGCTCGGTGACCATCGGATCAACGACATCCTCACGCGAGAGTTCGCTGTTCAGCAGGAGCGGATCCTCGCTGCGCTGCCCCCGACCTTCGCCGACGACGAGATGGTGCGAACAGCGCTGCGCGGCTGGATCGCGTTCGTGCGAGCGGTGTGCCTGGATTGGGTGGAGCGCAGAACCCTCGATCGCGAGCAGGTTCGTGAGCTGTGCCTTCGCGCGCTGTCGGGTCTTCTCGAGGGGTGA